A single Apostichopus japonicus isolate 1M-3 chromosome 11, ASM3797524v1, whole genome shotgun sequence DNA region contains:
- the LOC139976068 gene encoding FAST kinase domain-containing protein 5, mitochondrial-like isoform X3 has product MSDLESRAVTVLRDKDLSFVEIATVCTAFYKSNYNHSSLDFMNLLRDVLFASDLWRHPSYHIVGILKVFCHNYYGYSSLFERLGDQIAKEAHRYPIKSIMQFVVIFATLHNFHKDLMDVASREVLQKIEQCRSKDVAKIIWSFVTLNYEPTDWKLVVDVLQARVEELREEMATFPIYFISFLLSLAYINVYPSDLLKKVFSDGFLQHIKDYEEREGVDLRSNLFTLHAAASLESPVKLEQRLNLEYLTSKPFPHQMLGDIREELKQRSELREVADCVKSIVGGSKYCRVHFILPYMRTADIEICLDDTNSPLPNIEICLDDTNSPLPNIEFPWMTPIHPYLTLKFAWMTPIHPYLTLNFLG; this is encoded by the exons ATGTCAGATTTGGAATCCAGGGCTGTGACAGTATTACGAGATAAGGACCTCTCCTTTGTCGAAATCGCAACTGTTTGTACAGCTTTCTACAAATCAAACTACAACCACAGTTCTCTCGACTTCATGAATTTGTTGAGGGATGTCTTGTTTGCATCTGACCTCTGGAGACATCCCAGCTATCACATCGTCGGTATTCTGAAAGTGTTTTGTCATAACTACTATGGATACAGCAGCCTGTTTGAAAGACTCGGTGACCAGATAGCTAAGGAAGCTCACAGATATCCCATCAAGTCAATCATGCAATTTGTGGTAATTTTTGCCACACTCCATAATTTCCACAAGGATCTGATGGACGTTGCCTCTAGAGAAGTCCTACAGAAGATCGAACAGTGTCGCAGTAAGGATGTAGCCAAGATCATCTGGTCGTTTGTGACATTGAATTACGAACCCACTGATTGGAAGCTGGTTGTCGATGTTCTGCAAGCAAGGGTGGAAGAATTACGAGAGGAGATGGCGACATTTCCCatctattttatttcttttctactCTCGTTGGCTTACATAAATGTCTATCCCAGTGACCTCTTGAAGAAGGTCTTCAGTGACGGTTTCTTACAGCATATCAAAG acTACGAAGAGAGAGAAGGAGTAGATCTTAGGAGTAATCTCTTCACGCTTCATGCTGCTGCTTCTTTAGAGAGTCCAGTGAAACTAGAACAAAGATTAAACTTA GAATATTTGACATCCAAACCATTCCCTCATCAAATGCTAGGTGACATCAGAGAGGAACTAAAGCAAAGGTCTGAGTTACGAGAGGTTGCAGACTGCGTCAAATCTATCGTTGGAGGAAGCAAGTACTGCAGAGTACACTTCATCTTGCCTTACATGAGAACAGCAG ACATTGAAATTTGCTTGGATGACACCAATTCACCCCTACCTA ACATTGAAATTTGCTTGGATGACACCAATTCACCCCTACCTA ACATTGAATTTCCTTGGATGACACCAATACACCCCTACCTA ACATTGAAATTTGCTTGGATGACACCAATACACCCCTACCTA ACATTGAATTTCCTTGGATGA
- the LOC139976068 gene encoding FAST kinase domain-containing protein 5, mitochondrial-like isoform X1 has protein sequence MSDLESRAVTVLRDKDLSFVEIATVCTAFYKSNYNHSSLDFMNLLRDVLFASDLWRHPSYHIVGILKVFCHNYYGYSSLFERLGDQIAKEAHRYPIKSIMQFVVIFATLHNFHKDLMDVASREVLQKIEQCRSKDVAKIIWSFVTLNYEPTDWKLVVDVLQARVEELREEMATFPIYFISFLLSLAYINVYPSDLLKKVFSDGFLQHIKDYEEREGVDLRSNLFTLHAAASLESPVKLEQRLNLEYLTSKPFPHQMLGDIREELKQRSELREVADCVKSIVGGSKYCRVHFILPYMRTADIEICLDDTNSPLPNIEICLDDTNSPLPNIEICLDDTNSPLPNIEFPWMTPIHPYLTLKFAWMTPIHPYLTLNFLG, from the exons ATGTCAGATTTGGAATCCAGGGCTGTGACAGTATTACGAGATAAGGACCTCTCCTTTGTCGAAATCGCAACTGTTTGTACAGCTTTCTACAAATCAAACTACAACCACAGTTCTCTCGACTTCATGAATTTGTTGAGGGATGTCTTGTTTGCATCTGACCTCTGGAGACATCCCAGCTATCACATCGTCGGTATTCTGAAAGTGTTTTGTCATAACTACTATGGATACAGCAGCCTGTTTGAAAGACTCGGTGACCAGATAGCTAAGGAAGCTCACAGATATCCCATCAAGTCAATCATGCAATTTGTGGTAATTTTTGCCACACTCCATAATTTCCACAAGGATCTGATGGACGTTGCCTCTAGAGAAGTCCTACAGAAGATCGAACAGTGTCGCAGTAAGGATGTAGCCAAGATCATCTGGTCGTTTGTGACATTGAATTACGAACCCACTGATTGGAAGCTGGTTGTCGATGTTCTGCAAGCAAGGGTGGAAGAATTACGAGAGGAGATGGCGACATTTCCCatctattttatttcttttctactCTCGTTGGCTTACATAAATGTCTATCCCAGTGACCTCTTGAAGAAGGTCTTCAGTGACGGTTTCTTACAGCATATCAAAG acTACGAAGAGAGAGAAGGAGTAGATCTTAGGAGTAATCTCTTCACGCTTCATGCTGCTGCTTCTTTAGAGAGTCCAGTGAAACTAGAACAAAGATTAAACTTA GAATATTTGACATCCAAACCATTCCCTCATCAAATGCTAGGTGACATCAGAGAGGAACTAAAGCAAAGGTCTGAGTTACGAGAGGTTGCAGACTGCGTCAAATCTATCGTTGGAGGAAGCAAGTACTGCAGAGTACACTTCATCTTGCCTTACATGAGAACAGCAG ACATTGAAATTTGCTTGGATGACACCAATTCACCCCTACCTA ACATTGAAATTTGCTTGGATGACACCAATTCACCCCTACCTA ACATTGAAATTTGCTTGGATGACACCAATTCACCCCTACCTA ACATTGAATTTCCTTGGATGACACCAATACACCCCTACCTA ACATTGAAATTTGCTTGGATGACACCAATACACCCCTACCTA ACATTGAATTTCCTTGGATGA
- the LOC139976068 gene encoding FAST kinase domain-containing protein 5, mitochondrial-like isoform X10 has protein sequence MSDLESRAVTVLRDKDLSFVEIATVCTAFYKSNYNHSSLDFMNLLRDVLFASDLWRHPSYHIVGILKVFCHNYYGYSSLFERLGDQIAKEAHRYPIKSIMQFVVIFATLHNFHKDLMDVASREVLQKIEQCRSKDVAKIIWSFVTLNYEPTDWKLVVDVLQARVEELREEMATFPIYFISFLLSLAYINVYPSDLLKKVFSDGFLQHIKDYEEREGVDLRSNLFTLHAAASLESPVKLEQRLNLEYLTSKPFPHQMLGDIREELKQRSELREVADCVKSIVGGSKYCRVHFILPYMRTADIEICLDDTNSPLPNIEICLDDTNSPLPNIEFPWMTPIHPYLTLNFLG, from the exons ATGTCAGATTTGGAATCCAGGGCTGTGACAGTATTACGAGATAAGGACCTCTCCTTTGTCGAAATCGCAACTGTTTGTACAGCTTTCTACAAATCAAACTACAACCACAGTTCTCTCGACTTCATGAATTTGTTGAGGGATGTCTTGTTTGCATCTGACCTCTGGAGACATCCCAGCTATCACATCGTCGGTATTCTGAAAGTGTTTTGTCATAACTACTATGGATACAGCAGCCTGTTTGAAAGACTCGGTGACCAGATAGCTAAGGAAGCTCACAGATATCCCATCAAGTCAATCATGCAATTTGTGGTAATTTTTGCCACACTCCATAATTTCCACAAGGATCTGATGGACGTTGCCTCTAGAGAAGTCCTACAGAAGATCGAACAGTGTCGCAGTAAGGATGTAGCCAAGATCATCTGGTCGTTTGTGACATTGAATTACGAACCCACTGATTGGAAGCTGGTTGTCGATGTTCTGCAAGCAAGGGTGGAAGAATTACGAGAGGAGATGGCGACATTTCCCatctattttatttcttttctactCTCGTTGGCTTACATAAATGTCTATCCCAGTGACCTCTTGAAGAAGGTCTTCAGTGACGGTTTCTTACAGCATATCAAAG acTACGAAGAGAGAGAAGGAGTAGATCTTAGGAGTAATCTCTTCACGCTTCATGCTGCTGCTTCTTTAGAGAGTCCAGTGAAACTAGAACAAAGATTAAACTTA GAATATTTGACATCCAAACCATTCCCTCATCAAATGCTAGGTGACATCAGAGAGGAACTAAAGCAAAGGTCTGAGTTACGAGAGGTTGCAGACTGCGTCAAATCTATCGTTGGAGGAAGCAAGTACTGCAGAGTACACTTCATCTTGCCTTACATGAGAACAGCAG ACATTGAAATTTGCTTGGATGACACCAATTCACCCCTACCTA ACATTGAAATTTGCTTGGATGACACCAATTCACCCCTACCTA ACATTGAATTTCCTTGGATGACACCAATACACCCCTACCTA ACATTGAATTTCCTTGGATGA
- the LOC139976068 gene encoding FAST kinase domain-containing protein 5, mitochondrial-like isoform X18 translates to MSDLESRAVTVLRDKDLSFVEIATVCTAFYKSNYNHSSLDFMNLLRDVLFASDLWRHPSYHIVGILKVFCHNYYGYSSLFERLGDQIAKEAHRYPIKSIMQFVVIFATLHNFHKDLMDVASREVLQKIEQCRSKDVAKIIWSFVTLNYEPTDWKLVVDVLQARVEELREEMATFPIYFISFLLSLAYINVYPSDLLKKVFSDGFLQHIKDYEEREGVDLRSNLFTLHAAASLESPVKLEQRLNLEYLTSKPFPHQMLGDIREELKQRSELREVADCVKSIVGGSKYCRVHFILPYMRTAGMDLVISLGFFFHPQGH, encoded by the exons ATGTCAGATTTGGAATCCAGGGCTGTGACAGTATTACGAGATAAGGACCTCTCCTTTGTCGAAATCGCAACTGTTTGTACAGCTTTCTACAAATCAAACTACAACCACAGTTCTCTCGACTTCATGAATTTGTTGAGGGATGTCTTGTTTGCATCTGACCTCTGGAGACATCCCAGCTATCACATCGTCGGTATTCTGAAAGTGTTTTGTCATAACTACTATGGATACAGCAGCCTGTTTGAAAGACTCGGTGACCAGATAGCTAAGGAAGCTCACAGATATCCCATCAAGTCAATCATGCAATTTGTGGTAATTTTTGCCACACTCCATAATTTCCACAAGGATCTGATGGACGTTGCCTCTAGAGAAGTCCTACAGAAGATCGAACAGTGTCGCAGTAAGGATGTAGCCAAGATCATCTGGTCGTTTGTGACATTGAATTACGAACCCACTGATTGGAAGCTGGTTGTCGATGTTCTGCAAGCAAGGGTGGAAGAATTACGAGAGGAGATGGCGACATTTCCCatctattttatttcttttctactCTCGTTGGCTTACATAAATGTCTATCCCAGTGACCTCTTGAAGAAGGTCTTCAGTGACGGTTTCTTACAGCATATCAAAG acTACGAAGAGAGAGAAGGAGTAGATCTTAGGAGTAATCTCTTCACGCTTCATGCTGCTGCTTCTTTAGAGAGTCCAGTGAAACTAGAACAAAGATTAAACTTA GAATATTTGACATCCAAACCATTCCCTCATCAAATGCTAGGTGACATCAGAGAGGAACTAAAGCAAAGGTCTGAGTTACGAGAGGTTGCAGACTGCGTCAAATCTATCGTTGGAGGAAGCAAGTACTGCAGAGTACACTTCATCTTGCCTTACATGAGAACAGCAGGTATGGACCTTGTGATTTCTTTagggttttttttccatccacaGGG ACATTGA